One Anaerolineae bacterium genomic region harbors:
- a CDS encoding sulfotransferase domain-containing protein has product PEVFVVRFEDLILNRRETLGRILDFIQQRGAWRLTLAQEQALDALEAAIQPHRSGTFRKGQPGEWREWFDEDLKRLFKERTGDLLIRLGYERDHDW; this is encoded by the coding sequence CCCTGAAGTATTTGTTGTTCGCTTTGAGGATCTTATTTTAAACCGTCGTGAAACTTTGGGGCGAATTCTAGACTTCATACAACAGCGTGGCGCATGGCGCCTTACCCTGGCTCAAGAACAGGCTTTAGATGCCCTGGAGGCCGCCATTCAACCGCATCGCTCAGGCACTTTTCGCAAAGGCCAACCGGGCGAGTGGCGGGAGTGGTTTGACGAAGACCTCAAACGCCTTTTCAAAGAACGCACGGGTGATTTGCTCATCCGTTTAGGCTACGAGCGTGACCATGACTGGTAA
- a CDS encoding glycosyltransferase, which translates to MTGKPLCSIVIRAYNEERHIGRLLEGLMQQTLRERCEIILVDSGSTDATVAIARRYPVRVVHIRPEEFTFGRSLNLGIRHARGEFVVIASAHVYPVYPDWLERLLEPFADPQVALTYGKQRGDHRTRFSERQIFAKWFPERSNWRQTHPFCNNANAAIRRALWEQHSYDETLTGLEDLAWAKWAIEQGYVLAYVAEAEIVHVHEESPRKVFNRYRREAMAFKRIYPEARFTGWDFVRLLSTNLASDLYHAAHQGMLWANLTGIFWFRFMQFWGTYRGYREAGSPLTEQLRETFYYPRGFRADPPPPRDVEPIRYNE; encoded by the coding sequence ATGACTGGTAAACCGTTATGCTCCATCGTCATCCGTGCATACAACGAAGAGCGTCACATCGGACGGTTGCTGGAAGGCCTCATGCAACAGACGCTCCGCGAGCGGTGTGAAATCATCTTGGTGGATTCCGGATCTACCGATGCCACCGTGGCCATAGCCAGGCGTTACCCGGTGCGGGTGGTGCACATTCGGCCGGAGGAGTTTACCTTTGGGCGTTCGCTTAACCTGGGCATTCGTCACGCCCGCGGCGAGTTTGTGGTCATCGCCAGCGCGCATGTGTATCCGGTGTATCCTGACTGGCTCGAGCGTCTGCTGGAACCCTTTGCCGACCCTCAGGTGGCGTTGACCTACGGCAAGCAGCGCGGCGACCACCGCACCAGGTTCTCCGAACGTCAGATTTTCGCCAAATGGTTCCCCGAGCGATCCAACTGGCGGCAGACACATCCTTTCTGTAACAACGCCAACGCTGCCATCCGACGGGCCTTGTGGGAGCAGCATTCCTACGACGAAACCCTGACCGGATTGGAGGACTTGGCCTGGGCCAAGTGGGCCATCGAACAGGGGTATGTGTTGGCGTATGTCGCCGAGGCCGAAATTGTGCACGTCCATGAAGAATCGCCGCGCAAGGTGTTCAATCGCTATCGTCGTGAGGCCATGGCCTTCAAACGCATCTATCCCGAGGCTCGTTTCACCGGCTGGGATTTCGTGCGGTTGCTGAGTACCAACCTCGCCAGCGACCTGTATCACGCAGCGCACCAGGGGATGCTCTGGGCTAACCTGACCGGCATCTTTTGGTTTCGTTTCATGCAGTTTTGGGGCACCTACCGCGGATATCGCGAGGCCGGCAGTCCGTTGACCGAACAGTTGCGCGAGACTTTTTACTACCCCCGTGGTTTTCGCGCCGACCCGCCACCGCCACGGGATGTGGAACCGATTCGGTATAATGAGTGA
- a CDS encoding DDE-type integrase/transposase/recombinase produces MGGRKLLHLLRPMLAQEGLSIGRDRFFALLRRAGLLVSSQANPQRTTWSGLYRYPNRIAGHTVTAPNQAWVGDITYLRLEGGRFAHLVVLIDLFSRAVVGWALAPGLQAEYALEQALSIAGKGKVVGLIHHTDHGVQYTSRAYQARLAQVGIQASMGAVGNAYEKAFAERLLGILKQEYGLEGPWADLVVA; encoded by the coding sequence ATGGGCGGCCGGAAACTGCTGCATCTCTTGCGCCCCATGCTGGCCCAGGAAGGCTTGTCCATCGGCCGTGACCGCTTCTTCGCCCTCTTGCGACGGGCCGGATTGCTGGTCTCCTCGCAAGCCAACCCTCAGCGCACCACCTGGAGCGGGCTCTATCGCTACCCTAACCGGATCGCCGGGCACACGGTGACGGCCCCCAACCAGGCATGGGTTGGCGACATCACCTACCTGCGGCTGGAGGGCGGGCGGTTTGCCCACCTGGTTGTGCTCATAGACTTGTTCAGCCGGGCCGTCGTGGGTTGGGCCTTGGCGCCTGGCCTGCAAGCCGAGTACGCCTTGGAGCAGGCGTTGAGCATAGCCGGGAAGGGTAAAGTTGTCGGGCTGATCCACCACACCGACCACGGGGTGCAGTACACTTCGCGGGCTTACCAAGCCCGGCTGGCTCAAGTGGGCATCCAGGCCAGCATGGGTGCCGTGGGCAACGCTTACGAGAAGGCCTTTGCCGAGCGGCTGTTGGGCATTCTGAAGCAAGAATATGGCCTGGAAGGGCCTTGGGCCGACTTGGTGGTGGCGTGA
- a CDS encoding transposase has translation MHSARKDGYSWLRNQSTNAIAWPSSARWWPECKAGASLSALQRKYGIGNLRTLRQWVQRYGTQGLRHGVMHIQTPEEAEQSTSLN, from the coding sequence GTGCATTCCGCACGAAAGGACGGGTACTCATGGCTAAGAAACCAGTCTACAAACGCTATAGCCTGGCCTTCAAGCGCCAGGTGGTGGCCGGAGTGCAAAGCCGGGGCCAGCCTCTCGGCCCTGCAGCGCAAGTATGGGATCGGCAACCTACGCACCTTGCGCCAGTGGGTGCAGCGGTACGGCACCCAGGGGCTGCGGCATGGGGTCATGCACATTCAGACCCCTGAAGAGGCCGAGCAGAGCACATCGCTCAACTGA
- a CDS encoding acylneuraminate cytidylyltransferase family protein, whose product MTPPRVVALVPMRHHSERVPGKNYRPLAGKPLFHWILETLLAVPTIAEVVVDTDSPLITQGVREYFPRVRVLERPEHLRDGHIPMNEVLLHDVRQVPGDFYLQTHSTNPLLRAETVERAIRTFLAHYPAYDSLFSVTRIQTRLWDQLARPINHNPAILLRTQDLPPVYEENSCLYIFSRDLLERRRNRIGERPYLFEIPAEEALDIDEEIDFLMADFLARRRLTQPDPEE is encoded by the coding sequence ATGACGCCACCACGCGTTGTCGCTTTGGTTCCAATGCGGCACCATTCGGAGCGGGTACCCGGCAAAAATTATCGACCTCTGGCTGGCAAGCCGCTTTTCCATTGGATTTTGGAGACCTTGCTGGCCGTCCCGACTATCGCTGAGGTCGTGGTGGATACCGATAGCCCGCTGATCACCCAGGGGGTGCGGGAATATTTCCCCAGGGTCCGGGTTTTGGAGCGGCCGGAGCACCTGCGGGATGGGCACATCCCCATGAACGAGGTGCTGCTCCACGATGTCCGGCAGGTGCCCGGGGATTTCTATCTGCAAACCCACAGCACGAACCCTTTGCTCCGCGCCGAGACCGTGGAGCGGGCCATCCGTACTTTCCTCGCCCACTATCCGGCTTATGATTCGCTCTTTTCGGTGACGCGCATCCAGACCCGCTTGTGGGATCAACTGGCGCGGCCCATCAACCACAACCCCGCCATTTTGCTGCGCACCCAGGACCTGCCGCCGGTGTACGAGGAGAACTCTTGTCTTTACATCTTCAGCCGAGACCTGTTGGAGCGGCGGCGCAACCGCATCGGTGAGCGCCCCTATTTGTTTGAGATCCCCGCTGAAGAGGCCCTGGACATCGACGAAGAAATTGACTTCCTCATGGCCGATTTTCTGGCCCGTCGGCGTCTTACCCAACCGGACCCCGAGGAGTGA
- a CDS encoding phosphoglycerate dehydrogenase translates to MPTILLTAPYMIPFLDRFRPVFAHYGLEVIVPEVHERMEEEDLLRYTGQFDGTICGDDRYTARVLEACAPRLKVIAKWGTGIDSIDKAAAERLGIRVYRTPNAFTLPVADTVMGYILAFARNIPWMDRAMKAGRWEKIQGRSLSECTLGVIGVGDIGKAVLRRARAFGMRLLGNDIVEVDHVFLAEVGVEMVPLERLLAEADFISLNCDLNPTSYHLINRETLRLVKPGAVLINTARGPVVDEAALVEALQEGRLGGAALDVFEVEPLPKDSPLLRMNNVLLAPHNANSSPAAWERVHWNTLRNLLRGLGLPIDDLAELRQAYGR, encoded by the coding sequence GTGCCCACGATTTTGCTCACCGCCCCGTACATGATCCCTTTCCTTGACCGTTTTCGCCCGGTGTTCGCGCACTACGGCCTGGAGGTCATCGTCCCCGAGGTACACGAGCGCATGGAGGAAGAGGATTTGCTGCGCTACACCGGGCAGTTCGACGGGACGATTTGCGGCGATGACCGTTATACCGCCCGGGTGCTGGAGGCCTGCGCTCCCCGCTTGAAGGTGATCGCCAAGTGGGGCACCGGTATCGACAGCATCGACAAGGCTGCGGCCGAGCGCCTGGGCATCCGCGTGTACCGTACGCCCAACGCCTTTACCTTGCCCGTGGCCGACACGGTGATGGGCTACATTTTGGCTTTCGCTCGCAACATCCCGTGGATGGACCGGGCAATGAAGGCGGGCCGTTGGGAGAAAATCCAGGGCCGCTCCCTGAGCGAGTGCACGCTGGGGGTGATCGGCGTGGGCGATATCGGCAAGGCCGTGTTGCGCCGCGCCAGGGCGTTTGGTATGCGTTTGCTGGGCAACGATATCGTCGAGGTGGACCATGTTTTCCTGGCCGAGGTCGGCGTGGAAATGGTGCCGCTGGAGCGTTTGCTGGCCGAGGCGGATTTCATCAGTCTGAACTGCGATTTGAACCCCACCAGTTACCACCTCATCAACCGCGAGACCCTGCGCCTGGTCAAACCCGGCGCGGTGCTCATCAACACCGCTCGGGGGCCGGTGGTGGACGAGGCGGCCCTGGTGGAGGCATTGCAGGAGGGGCGATTGGGCGGCGCGGCGCTCGATGTGTTTGAGGTGGAGCCTTTGCCCAAGGACAGTCCGCTGCTCCGTATGAACAACGTGCTCCTCGCGCCGCACAACGCCAACAGCAGCCCGGCGGCCTGGGAGCGGGTGCATTGGAACACCTTGCGGAATTTGCTGCGAGGTCTTGGTTTGCCCATAGATGACTTGGCGGAATTGCGTCAAGCGTATGGTCGGTGA
- a CDS encoding SDR family oxidoreductase produces the protein MRTVLITGASGGIGRAVVAIFTTHGWRVIGWDKAPSEAGFPTQGLFQQVDLADPQAIEAAFEQVRAFTDRLHAVVNNAALQLTKPLLETTIAEWDVVQAVNLRAAFWVSRLAHPLLKAAAEAGEGAAVVHVASVHAVATSANIGAYAASKGGLLALTRAMAIEWAPDGIRVNAVLPGAVDTPMLRAGLSRGHLSAADVEAQLAELARRTVNGRVGRPEEIARAIYFLADETQSSFMTGQPLVVDGGATARLSTE, from the coding sequence ATGCGCACGGTGTTGATAACCGGTGCCTCAGGCGGCATTGGCCGCGCCGTGGTGGCCATCTTTACTACCCACGGCTGGCGCGTTATCGGTTGGGATAAAGCCCCCTCTGAGGCAGGGTTCCCCACCCAAGGGCTGTTTCAACAAGTGGATCTGGCGGACCCCCAGGCGATAGAGGCCGCTTTTGAGCAGGTGCGCGCTTTCACGGACCGGCTGCACGCGGTGGTGAACAACGCGGCGTTGCAACTGACCAAGCCGTTGCTGGAGACCACCATCGCCGAGTGGGACGTGGTGCAGGCGGTGAACCTGCGGGCGGCGTTCTGGGTCAGTCGTTTGGCGCACCCGCTGCTCAAGGCAGCGGCCGAGGCTGGCGAAGGCGCGGCGGTGGTGCATGTGGCCTCGGTGCATGCGGTGGCCACCTCGGCCAACATTGGGGCTTACGCGGCCAGCAAGGGCGGCCTGCTGGCGCTGACTCGGGCCATGGCCATCGAGTGGGCGCCCGATGGTATTCGGGTCAATGCGGTGTTGCCCGGCGCAGTGGACACGCCCATGCTGCGGGCCGGGCTGAGCCGTGGCCACCTGAGCGCCGCCGATGTGGAAGCCCAACTGGCCGAACTGGCCCGTCGCACGGTCAACGGACGGGTGGGCCGCCCCGAAGAGATCGCCCGTGCCATCTATTTTCTGGCCGACGAGACGCAGTCTTCGTTCATGACGGGCCAGCCTTTGGTGGTGGACGGGGGCGCCACAGCGCGCCTGAGCACGGAGTGA
- a CDS encoding DUF115 domain-containing protein, with amino-acid sequence MPDWKHFIPQPLHPLARHLVWTAQWLPEWPTAAFHPWRRESKRRLAALRNAHRGRRCFVIGNGPSLRRTDVSKLRDEITFGLNRIYLAFPEWGFRTTYLVSVNDLVIEQCAQEFRDLAMPKFLTWRARRWVPLDEHTTFLFTTYMGPKFARDARGRLWEGATVTYVALQLAYHMGCDPVILIGVDHNFTTKGEPNKTVVSEGDDPNHFHPGYFGKGFRWQLPDLETSEMAYRLVRRAFEADGRRVLDATIGGKLTVFPKVDYDSLF; translated from the coding sequence ATGCCCGACTGGAAACACTTCATCCCTCAACCCCTTCACCCTCTGGCCCGGCACCTGGTGTGGACGGCCCAATGGTTGCCTGAATGGCCCACAGCGGCTTTCCACCCCTGGCGTCGGGAGAGTAAACGCCGGCTGGCCGCTTTGCGCAACGCGCATCGTGGGAGGCGTTGCTTCGTCATCGGCAACGGCCCCAGCCTGCGGCGTACCGATGTGAGCAAACTGCGCGATGAAATCACTTTTGGCCTCAACCGCATTTATCTGGCTTTCCCGGAGTGGGGCTTTCGCACCACTTACCTGGTCTCGGTGAACGATTTGGTCATCGAACAGTGTGCGCAGGAGTTCCGCGATTTGGCCATGCCCAAGTTCCTGACCTGGCGGGCGCGCCGTTGGGTGCCCCTGGATGAGCACACCACCTTTCTCTTCACCACTTACATGGGGCCCAAGTTTGCCCGTGACGCCCGTGGCCGTCTGTGGGAAGGTGCCACCGTGACTTATGTGGCGTTGCAACTGGCCTACCACATGGGGTGCGACCCCGTGATTCTCATTGGGGTGGATCACAACTTTACCACCAAGGGAGAACCCAACAAGACCGTGGTTTCGGAAGGTGACGACCCGAACCATTTCCACCCCGGCTATTTCGGCAAAGGGTTCCGTTGGCAATTGCCCGACCTGGAGACTTCGGAGATGGCCTATCGCCTGGTGCGGCGAGCCTTTGAGGCCGATGGCCGCCGTGTGCTGGACGCCACCATTGGGGGCAAACTGACCGTGTTCCCCAAGGTGGACTACGACAGCCTGTTCTGA
- a CDS encoding glycosyltransferase family 39 protein, whose product MKSKHWLALTILLVAVGVGIRFYRLTQPPLDFHPTRQYRSLLLARTLYLRWRPGPISPEEVAQRAAGFRVALHEPVLFETLVARTYLLLHGECPWVARLYDLAFWLFGALGLWMLARRLGGPAGAAVAVGYWMLLPLAIAASRSFQPDPLMVSLLPWVAYGWFRWVEDGHARWLIWAGLAGLLAGIVKVHAVFFFGGMALGAAWGRRGWKFWREVRWWGVVVGILLLVAGIYLKIRPGQWVSFYVSTWTLRMARYWLTPLPYGGWLDMIVRNLGGGLTLAAAVGGLRSERPAQGFLSGWLLGYLAYGFLVPVQIATHSYYHLPMVPWVALGLALTVRLLTPWVRSWPRGAQAVGAVLMLLAAVYPVGITYWEMRSHDYRAQAAMYAEIGRRLPPREKVVALTEAYGWPLLYHGGVPSVRWPSQDQKRLFDKQGQFAALFRSLVKAQDAAFFVVTDWEELGRQGNLRRYLRQCYPVWVETATYVIFDLRKENAQCAVP is encoded by the coding sequence ATGAAATCGAAACATTGGCTGGCCCTGACGATCCTGCTGGTTGCCGTAGGGGTGGGCATTCGCTTCTATCGGCTCACGCAACCTCCGCTGGATTTCCATCCGACGCGCCAGTACCGGAGCCTGTTGCTGGCCCGCACCCTGTATCTTCGCTGGCGTCCGGGGCCGATTTCCCCCGAAGAAGTGGCCCAACGCGCGGCCGGGTTCCGAGTGGCGCTTCATGAACCTGTTCTGTTCGAAACCCTGGTGGCCCGCACATATCTCCTGCTCCATGGCGAGTGTCCCTGGGTGGCGCGACTGTACGACCTGGCTTTTTGGCTTTTTGGTGCGCTGGGGCTGTGGATGCTGGCGCGGCGTTTGGGCGGCCCGGCAGGAGCCGCCGTGGCCGTGGGCTATTGGATGCTGCTGCCGCTGGCCATCGCGGCCAGCCGGTCCTTCCAGCCCGACCCGCTGATGGTCAGCCTCTTGCCCTGGGTGGCTTATGGCTGGTTCCGTTGGGTCGAAGATGGACATGCCCGTTGGCTGATTTGGGCCGGTTTGGCCGGGTTGCTGGCCGGGATTGTCAAGGTCCATGCCGTTTTCTTCTTTGGCGGGATGGCCCTGGGGGCAGCATGGGGCCGTCGGGGGTGGAAGTTTTGGCGTGAGGTCCGGTGGTGGGGCGTTGTGGTGGGGATATTGCTCTTGGTGGCCGGCATTTACCTCAAAATCCGGCCTGGGCAGTGGGTTTCGTTTTATGTGTCCACCTGGACGCTCCGGATGGCCCGCTATTGGCTGACCCCGTTGCCGTACGGCGGTTGGCTGGATATGATCGTCCGCAACCTGGGCGGTGGCCTGACCTTGGCTGCGGCCGTGGGGGGCTTGCGCAGCGAGCGTCCGGCTCAAGGGTTTCTGTCTGGTTGGTTGTTGGGCTACTTGGCCTACGGTTTCCTCGTTCCCGTGCAGATTGCCACCCACTCCTACTACCACCTGCCCATGGTGCCCTGGGTGGCCCTGGGGTTGGCCTTGACCGTGCGGCTGTTGACCCCCTGGGTGCGTTCCTGGCCGCGTGGAGCACAGGCTGTAGGGGCCGTGTTGATGCTGCTGGCCGCAGTCTATCCGGTGGGCATCACCTATTGGGAGATGCGCAGCCATGATTACCGTGCCCAGGCCGCCATGTACGCAGAGATCGGCCGGCGATTGCCGCCGAGGGAAAAGGTGGTTGCCTTGACCGAGGCTTATGGCTGGCCGTTGCTTTATCACGGCGGCGTGCCCTCGGTGCGGTGGCCCTCTCAAGATCAAAAACGCTTGTTCGACAAGCAGGGCCAGTTTGCCGCATTGTTCCGCTCCCTGGTGAAGGCGCAGGACGCGGCCTTTTTCGTGGTCACTGATTGGGAGGAGTTAGGCCGTCAGGGGAATTTGCGGCGATATCTCCGGCAATGCTATCCGGTTTGGGTAGAAACGGCCACCTATGTCATTTTTGATTTGCGTAAGGAGAACGCCCAATGCGCCGTGCCGTAA